The genomic segment GTCGTTGAGGGACTTTGCATTGATTGCGCTCGCAAAAAAGGGATTCCTATGGTGGATGAGCTTATCAAACAGACTGGAATGAGTCCAGAGGAATTAGCGACGATGAATAAGCATGTATCTGGTATGCTTGAAGATATGGATGAAGATGAAATTAAAGAAATGACAGAATCTATGGATCGAATGATGCCAGAGGGAATGAAGGATAATTTTATGCAAATGTTCAATGGCTCGATGGCGGGAAGTGAAGATGAATTTGAAAAAGATGATGAATATCCTGATGCTGAATTTGTTGAGGTTGACGAAAAAGAAGAACCTTCTAGAAAGCAAAAGCGAAGAAAACGCAAGTATTTGGATAAATTCGGATCTAATTTGACGTTGAAAGCAAAAGAAGGATTTATAGATCGTATAATTGGAAGATATGATGAAATAGACAGAGTGGTACAAATATTAAATAGAAGAAACAAGAACAACCCTGTACTCATTGGAGAGCCCGGTGTTGGGAAAACAGCTATTGCAGAAGGGTTAGCACTTCGAATTGTTGAAAAGAAAGTGCCGGCAAAACTGTTTGGTGCAGAGATATATCTACTAGACTTAACTGCAATAGTTGCAGGAACTCAGTTTAGAGGTCAGTTTGAAAGCCGAATGAAAGCTATAATAGATGAAGCTCAAAGAGAAGAAAATGTAATACTAGTAATAGATGAACTTCACAATATAGTAGGGGCGGGAGAGGCACAAAATGGAGCGATGAATGCAGCTAATATACTAAAGCCAGCTCTTGCTAGGGGCGATGTTCAAATCATAGGCTCTACGACGCTAGAAGAGTATAGAAAACATATAGAGAAAGATTCGGCTTTGGAGAGAAGATTTCAACCAGTTATGGTGGAAGAACCTTCAGTTGAGGATAGTGTAGAAATTTTAAAGGGAATAAAAGATTATTACGAGAGATATCACAAGGTTCAGATTGATGACAATGTTATAGAGCATGCGGTTAGATTATCAGAAAGATATATAACGGATAGATATCTTCCCGATAAAGCGATTGATGTGATAGATGAAGCTGGTTCAAGGGCAAATCTCAAAAATTTAGGACTTGTAGAACTTGAGAAATTAAGACAAGAGTATGATGAAATTGGCGATTTGAAAGCGAAGTATGCTCAAGAAGATAATTATGAAAAAGCTGCAGAATTGAAAGTTCAAGAGCTTAAGATTAAAGATAAGATTACAAAACTAGAGCAGGAAACTGCGGATGTAGAGATAACAAAAGAAGATATAGCCTATGTTATAGAAGCATGGACTAAAATTCCAGTTCATAAGATTACAGAAGATGAGGCTGACAGATTATTAGGGCTAGAATCACAATTACACAAACGAGTAATAGGTCAAAATGATGCAATAAAATCACTTGCGAAGACAATTAGAAGAAATAGATCTGGATTTAGAAGGAAGAGAAAACCAGCATCGTTTATATTTGTTGGTCCTACTGGAGTTGGTAAGACTGAATTGGTGAAAACACTTGCTGCAGAACTTTTTGGAAGTGAAGAGGCTATGATTAGAATCGATATGTCCGAGTATATGGAGAAGCACACAGTGTCAAAACTTATAGGTGCACCTCCTGGATATGTAGGATATGATGAAGGTGGACAGCTTACAGAGAGAGTTAGAAGAAAACCATATTCAGTAATACTACTAGATGAAATTGAAAAAGCTCATCCTGACGTTTACAATATGCTACTTCAAATACTTGAAGATGGCAGACTTACGGATAGTCAGGGCAGGACCGTGTTTTTTGAAAATACAGTTATAGTCATGACATCAAATGCTGGAACTAGCTATAAATCTAGTGTTATTGGATTTAATAAAGACAATGAATCAGATTTAAAGGGATCAGTTCATGAAGCACTGAAGGCATCATTTAGACCAGAGTTTCTAAATAGAATTGATGAGATTATAGTATTTGATTCTCTTAAAAAAGATGAGCTTAGACAGATAGTTGAGCTTATGCTTTCTGAAGTTCGAGAAGAGGTAGGCGAGAGCAAAATGAAGCTAAGTTATACCGAAGAAGTCAGAGAATGGCTTTTAGAGAAAGGTTTTGATCCTAAATATGGAGCGAGACCACTTAGAAGAACTATACAGAAGTATATTGAAGATGAGATTTCAGAGTTATACTTAAAAGGAATTTACAAAGAAGGTAGCAAGATAAACATAGATGTCGAGGATAATGAGCTAAAATTTAATTAAATACAAAGCCCTGCATAATAGCAGGGTTTTGTTTTAAAATCAAAAATAAAAAAGGAAGTGACGCAAATGAAATTTTCAGAGTTCGAGTACAAAAGACCAGATTTAGATGCGTTTAAAGCGGAATTCAAAAAAGAGATAGATATGTTTGAAAAAGCAGAATCTGCTAGTGCTCAAAATGAAGCTTTAAAATCTATAGTGAAGGTCAGAAATACTTTTTTGACACAAGCAGAGATTGCTGGGATTCGATATAGTATAAATACAAAAGATTCTTTTTATGAAGCAGAGCAAGATTTTTTTGATGGAGCTATGCCAGAATACGAAGGTCTTGTAAGTAATTTTTACAAGGCACTTATAAAATCTCAATACAGAGATGAACTTGAAGAAAAATGGGGAAAACTATTGTTTGATATGGCAGAACTTCAAATAAAGACATACTCAGACGATATACTAGAGGATTTAAAAGTTGAAAATCAATTATCTAGCAAGTATACTAAATTACTGGCATCAGCGGAGATTGAGTATGATGGTAAGGTTTACAATATTCCTCAAATGCGTCCTTTTATGA from the Tissierellales bacterium genome contains:
- a CDS encoding ATP-dependent Clp protease ATP-binding subunit; this translates as MMMCSECKKNLAVIFTNKVENGKTVVEGLCIDCARKKGIPMVDELIKQTGMSPEELATMNKHVSGMLEDMDEDEIKEMTESMDRMMPEGMKDNFMQMFNGSMAGSEDEFEKDDEYPDAEFVEVDEKEEPSRKQKRRKRKYLDKFGSNLTLKAKEGFIDRIIGRYDEIDRVVQILNRRNKNNPVLIGEPGVGKTAIAEGLALRIVEKKVPAKLFGAEIYLLDLTAIVAGTQFRGQFESRMKAIIDEAQREENVILVIDELHNIVGAGEAQNGAMNAANILKPALARGDVQIIGSTTLEEYRKHIEKDSALERRFQPVMVEEPSVEDSVEILKGIKDYYERYHKVQIDDNVIEHAVRLSERYITDRYLPDKAIDVIDEAGSRANLKNLGLVELEKLRQEYDEIGDLKAKYAQEDNYEKAAELKVQELKIKDKITKLEQETADVEITKEDIAYVIEAWTKIPVHKITEDEADRLLGLESQLHKRVIGQNDAIKSLAKTIRRNRSGFRRKRKPASFIFVGPTGVGKTELVKTLAAELFGSEEAMIRIDMSEYMEKHTVSKLIGAPPGYVGYDEGGQLTERVRRKPYSVILLDEIEKAHPDVYNMLLQILEDGRLTDSQGRTVFFENTVIVMTSNAGTSYKSSVIGFNKDNESDLKGSVHEALKASFRPEFLNRIDEIIVFDSLKKDELRQIVELMLSEVREEVGESKMKLSYTEEVREWLLEKGFDPKYGARPLRRTIQKYIEDEISELYLKGIYKEGSKINIDVEDNELKFN